The genomic DNA AGATGGCCCGTCTATAACACATCCATGAATTAACTTTGAGCTCAAATCAATACATTAGTAGCCTCCATGTTTCCGAAACTGACATTAATTCAATGAATCGTTGTGTGATATCTGTAAATCCTACTTTCTTGACCATGGGTAATACTTAAGTCATGATGGGCTCAAATAGACTTCAAACGGGGCAAGTCTAATCATACCAAAGCCATCTAGACCCTTGACCATGCCCCATTGCTCCACATGCATGGCTTGGAGTAGCCCTTCAAGTTGGCAAGCTGAAACTTGGCTTTTGGGTACCATTTTATGTTTTTTAATCAAAACACATGAAAATAACATAGTTATGCAAATTGTCATAAGTAGGCAAAAATAATCAACattgattactactgcataaagataaaagaaaaaaaatttctcTATTTGTCACTAGGGAAGCTGAGGCTTCTTTATCTGATACTATTCAACACGGTTGAACTTTTATTCCTTATTTGACACTTTCGTGAACTTTTATTCCTTATTTGACACTTTCGTGGATTCTAATGGGTGAGCAACATAGCGTTTGGGGTGAGTAGGCTGCTATTTAGGAGATAGAGCATGTCTTTTGTAGGCCTTGTTTAAGGATTCAATTTTAATTCGTGCAAGGTGCATACAAAACATCTCAATAGTCATTCTCAGTTGAAATTGCCTATTTTCATCTTGTTATTTAAATTATTTCTAGCTAATTTTATACATATATACAAGTTATTATAACTATTTTTTATCAATATGGTAAAAAATGTGTAATCCGTgtaatatcatatacatgtcgTGTGCACAATTTACACTACACAGACCCACACCGACCGTTTAGCGTCTACTGTTTAGGTGAAAAATGATTATACATATGTGGGAAAACATATTAGATTCTTTTCAAGGCTGTTTTTATATATGTCCGAAACATCTGACGAGATTCTAGACATGAAAATGCATGAAATTCAAAAGTTAGTCACTAAACATTTTTTAGAACTTTTTCAAGCATCATTATGACGGCATTTACCTGCATGAGGTTTAAACTTAAAAGGAAAAAGTCTTTAAACttaaaaggaaaaagtctaagTTACTCTTCTAAACTATAGCGAAAGTTTGGATAACCCCATACACTATCGTTTGGTTATTTTTACACCTCAAACTATGCCCTTTGGTtctaatacaatttgtcttttttatttcttcatgCATATGTGGAATTTTAAGTTGAACTTTTACAAGAcgatagtacacatcataacacatTTTAGAAATACATCATAATTTTGTATCATTATTTTGGTAGGTTAgggtatttaataataaattaaccatTGAAgaacaaaattatatgaaaataatactgaaaaaattataacaaaattTTTTAATATGTATTGTGCTGTCCACTATTGctatgcaaaatttgaaattaaaattcaacttgtgtatggagaaacaaaaaagataaattttatATAGGGGTAAAATGGACTAAATTGCATAATTTAgggagtaaattgaaccaaaTGATAGTTTAGGGGGTCATTTAAACTTTGGCTATACTTGGAGGGagtaaattaatttttttttcaacttaAAAATAGATGGGCGGTATGAAGCTATGAAACATGTGTATAATATTTTTGATATTGTCGAGTGAATTAATGAATTACATGTTTGGTTTGTTGTACATTACTAGATATGGAAGAGCAGCCATCTGCTTGCACACAGAGATGTGGCAGGGACAGAGGAAAGAATCCAAAAGGGCCCATGACTCGTTTGAACAAGGCAACATTACTGAAGAAATCTGTCTATGAGATTGGAAATGGATGGCCCCCGAGGTCGCCCGCGGCGGCCCCCACGGCGCCGTCGTGGACTGGTGGGCCCTGGGCGTGTTCCTCtacgagctcctccacgggcgCACGCTGTTCGCCGGCGCCGACAACGGTCCACGCTCCGCCAAGGACCCGGCCCGGCGCCTCGGGTCCCGTCGCGGCGCCGCCGACGTGAAGGCGCACCCCTTCTTCCGGGGCCTCAACTTCGTGCTCCTCCGGTCCTCCCGCCCGCCCTTCGTCCCCGGCGCATCGCCGTTGCACCGGTCGCAGTCCTGCCACGCCGCGCCGGTCACCGCGACGCCCAAGACAAAGAAgccgccggcaccggcaccggacCCCCGGTTCGACCTCTCCTgaccgttgccgccgccgccgccgggagacACGTCCCCAGCATTGACCTAGCTAGCCAGCATCACTCGGTCGCCATTGTACACACTGTTTAATGAAATGAGCTAGTAGCAGCGCGCACTTGCACTAATTTAATCTCATGTACTAATGCGCCATTAGTCTGATCCTTGGAGCTCTATCTAACCCGTGGCTGGATTCCGAGGCACGCCGTCAGCAGGTGATCGCGAGGTTGATCTAGCGCTTGGAACAGGGGTCCCATGGGTGTTTGGAGCTTGTCCGGTAAAGCAGGGCGCTTGGGTTGGCGATTACATTAATGGCGGGTGTTGACCTGTCTCCCGGAGCCGCGCCTCCCGTCGTCCCGGCCGGCTTGGTTGAGCGGCTGTCGGTGCCGTTTAGTtatgaaaggaaaaaaatttggGTGTCACGTCAACAGTTTGATCAGATGttgggagggtttttcggacactaattaaaaaactaatttcagaactcacttggaaaccgcgagacgaatcttttgaggtctttgaccgcatcattaacacatgtgggttactatagcacttatggctaatcatgcactaattaggctaaaaaaattcgtctcgttgtgtacatccaaactgtgtaattagttttgttatttaattacatttagtgcttcatacatgtgttcaaaggggaggtgaaaatttttggtaactagaCGGGCTTGCAGTGGAGTGGGTTTGCTTGCTGGAGAGCTGTGTGACAGTCTCGGCCAATGGATGGGTAGTTTACTGCAGATTTGCTCAAAGTGTCTGCACTTGTTGGTCGTCTTCTCTGAAATTGACATGCTGTGGTTTCGTGATTGTTGTGGGTGTTGCATTGGGTCCGGAGAGATTagaaaggctgtgtttagttcaaaaaaaacTCCCCCCCCAATTctaaactttccatcacatcgacatcacatcgaaatattaaatatagcaaatgacgtatgcatgaaacattaaatgtagataaataaaaaaaactaattgcatagttttgatgtacacgacgagacgaatcttttgagcctagttaggtcatggtagaacaacaattaccacaaacaaacgaaaagtgctacagtgtgctacagtgtccgatgcgaCTTTTCACATCCACTTTTTACCAACTTttcgcggatctaaacacacccaagatGTTTGAGAGTTGAAAGTCAGAGTGATACTGTAGTTAAGATGAGGAGGGTTCCAGCCATATGATCAGAGAGGTTTACATGGATGTCAGGTTTGGAAGGTCCAAAAGGGAAGTCGTGGTGTAGTTTGAGAGGACTTGATGTGGAAATTTAGAGGAAATGAGTTCATGCAAACAAAAAAGGGCGAAGGATGTGATGAAAGGCGTGGATGATAGGGTCGAGATTAGAGAGGTGCATCGGATACTTCGTTGGCACATGAATTTAACTAAAATTTGGTTATCCAAATCAACAGTATATTTATTCTTAGCAATGAGGATCACATGCGACCAAATAAGTAGACAAGATTGCGTGTTTCCTTAATGAAAATTAGAAAAGAGGATTACCATATCTTTCGAGAACATAGGATATAATTACAGTTTGCTTATTGCACAAataatcaaattgttgaatCTCACTGTCACTGATAGAGCTACGGTGCTCAACGTAAAATTTTGGGCTCGTTTGGTACTGCTTCGGCTTTGGCTACTGTAACAGTACTGTTCACGTATTGTAGCGAAGCTGCTCCAGCTTCGCACTGTTCAGAACTGTGCTAGTTCAATTTTTCCACCTCGGCTCCCGTTCTCGCTTCACGCTAGAGGACTTAAACAGTGTTGCACAGTGATAAAACAGTACCGGTGTCAGACGAAGCCGGCTGAATCCAGACTCCACGAGCTTGTTGTCACTTGGCCGTGGGCTGCGTCCTGTCCTGCCTTCTTGGCCGTGGCGATCACGTGGCAACCACGGCACGGTGGCTGTGCCGCCGACCGCCGTTGCGTGTGGCGTCGCATCGGCTTGCCGCGTCCGCGTGCTGGCCTggcctgctgctgcagctgcacgTTCCGCGGAGTTGCAGGGGCGCCCGCGAAGGACGCGACCGGTGGACGGGGACCGATCGAGCAGCGGGAGGTTGCCGATGCCGGTGGGTCTCATCGTCTCGTCGCAGTCGCGGAGCCTCCTCCTTCCCCGCCCGATCCGATCGGTCCATCCCTGTCGGGGGCCCGGCCGGGTCGCCGCCCTCGGAGCACCGACCGGACACAGCTCGCCGGAGCATCCGCAcgggagccccccccccccccccccccccgcgtcgcGGGCGGCATGCGGCGGCGTGCCACGCCGGCCGTGGATGCCAGCTGGGCCCACGCGCATGCCCATGCACCGTGTGCTCGGAATCCTCTAGCGCCACTGGCTGTGGCAGCTCCAGGGCACCGAGCAGCCCTGACGACGCCCGGGCATGGCGAAGGCGATGATGCTCTTGCTCTGACATCAGGAGCATCCACAGGCCATTAATCGGCCAGGGAGCGGAGCGCAGGTCTGGGCGggcagaggcttggagcagggGGGCCGTGACGTGACCCgcggctcgctcgctcgctcctcccaagtcccaacaCGAAGCAACCAGGGCAAGCAAAGCCTGCACCGCGAGGGGCCGGGCCCCAGGCCCCCGGCCAATCCATGCGAGCAGAGCACGTCGTCTGGTGTCTGTGTGCGCCCTGGAACCTGCAGCTGCAGGGTGGGGCTTTGACCCTAAACTCGGCAAAGAAACTTGACCTCGCGGTTAAAAAGGGGGGGCTCTCTGTGTGAGTGGATCCTGCGGTGGCGAGGTAGTAAAACTGTTGCGTCCCCCACTGTAAATTCTGGCGATGCGGTGCTCCGTGACACAGCGAAGGGGAGCAATCAAAGCTGCGGGTAGAGTTTTACTGTACTTTTACTCCGGCTGTGAGCTCGCCATGGAGCGCCTAGGCAGCTAGCTGCAGGAGCAGGGCGCAGGCATCGCATGGGTGCCGTGCCGttcgccatggccatggccacggccacggccgggCACGAGCACGAGGCACGAGCAGAGCAGGCGAGCAGGCCACTTTCTCTGCAGCCTCATTGGTGCGCCCGTAGGAGGAAAAGGACACGCGCTAGATTGCGGCTTCCTGATGTCATTTGCAGTTGCACGCAGGGTTCGCCTTTCGTTTTTTCTACCGAATCCCGCCAACtcccggaaacgaaatttcgccaaatttcgctaattccgaacgaaaagagaattcaaattcaaaaaacgaaatttcggtgaattccgaccgaaatttcggtgatttcgaccggaaaatgatgtccgttgtgattttcgtactgtttcggaggtcaaataaaaaacttttgaataccaactttgttcagtttttcgagatctacaacttttgtttcaggaactttttcatttgagcaatggtttgaaagttatttaattatttcaaaaactaccaattaaaagtcttgtcatttcatgtgacaacttccattttctctcttaggtctcaactagacttttattattcttgttattgcgGATATGCCTATTAAATTTCAGAGACATTGgttgatccaattgaaagttgttttaaatccaggacaaacatgttgttttaaatccaggacaaacatgatttgaattggttatcaattcatgtgacagtgtttgaattttttttgattcaatttgtatagagaattcCTAAAATGTAATTTGTATAGAGCGAGGAGGGGTCTGGGGAAATGCCAAGCTGTGTCGGATACTAAAAAGCTATAAATTCTACTTCATTAGACTACAAATAACCTTGTTTTTCAACTAAAATataattttagcctagcaaatgatcttagatttgagtgtgttctagtcctatttactcagaagaacacctagttttttatcatattttttcgaattttttataaatattttcgaatttttaaatttgaaaacgaaaaataccgaaaaataccgaaatttctcttcccggtaactagcgaaaacgaaaaaaacaccgaaatttcggcgaaatccGACCGAAAAATTGAACCCTGTTGCACGTCATGGgaagctcgccggcgatggaTCACCATGCAGTGCAACGCGTGCCGGCCTAGGGATGCAGGAGCCGCAGGCTACGTGAGcgagtggtggaggaggagcaccggtcagctggagctggaggcgcaGCGGGGGGCGGCATGCGCGCCGGAGAGCGGAGGGAAAGGGGGCAGCGGAAAGCCTGCGGCGCATGCACGTCTCGGTCTCGCCTCCTCACGCCCGACCTCGGACCCTGCGCCTCGCCATGGCGAAAAGCTGCGTCCGCCTGCAGCAGGGGAAGCTCTAGGGCTGTGCGGTCTGCGGCCGGTGACACGTTCGTACGCACGCGCGGCGGGGGGCCAGGGCCGTTGCCAATCCCCAGGTGGGAGTGCGCGAGGTCAGCATGTAGGATCGTGATGGATGCTGTCGTCTGTAAAGGTGGTAAAGTGCCTTACAATTtgttaaaaaaatctaaagacCCGGTTTTAAAAGAATCGGGTTCTAATTCtatataattttaaactaaaatattTAAGGATCATGGTGGACTATGAAAAAGTCATTAGAGCCATGACTCATTATCACCCCTAGTCGTCTATGCTTGTGCGATCCATTGTGAAGGCAACCCAGGTCCGAGTCCGGAGCGAAAGGAAATATAGTATAGTGGTTATAAGATCTTCAGTAGCATTTAAGATTTTGAATTCGACTTTTCATAGCAGCGAATATTCTGGAATTTAATGAcattgtgcattcagtggtaggcgatgttCTCGTCGACAGCAAAACGTCTGTAatgacttcatcaatctcgagAATTTACCGACTcaatcttcgaagatgctcatagaagTAGAATTTAcatacgtgtgttcataggggtgtggGGGTAGGGTTGACGtatacgtgtgttcataggggtgtggGGTAGGGTTTAGTACGTGTGTTCAAAGGGATGTGTGCGTGCATTATGAGTATCAGACATGTATGTGATTAAAAAAAAAGTCCGAGTCCGGATGTCATGTGATGCTCGGCGCGCGCACCAACAGTGCTGGAGCAGCAGCGGCCCGGCCACAATTTGGCCCGCCCAGCCGAGATATCATAACCGGCCTGACTGCAATTTGGCCCGCCCAGCCGAGATATCAtaaccggcccggcccggcccggcacagCACGGCCCGGCCTGGCAGCTCCTGTCAGTCCATATTCTGTCCGACCATCGCAGGCCAAATTTTGGCCTGACCCCAAAGGTACAGAAATGACAAATAACATCTCTGGTTTCCATTTCTCGTGCACCTCTAACAAGAGATTTACATCAGAATGGATTTTCTACAAgaattacatatatacatacatacatacatgagACGGTCTGATCAGGATGGAAGCAACGCAGCTGTTGTTGACAACTTGAGAAGCGAGACTGCGTCCAGTTTTTGTTTCCAACGCGCCGGTACTGAGCTCTGGCGGTGCTGGCTTTCGACTTCCAGCGCCGAGAGGCGATCCTGCGCCAGTAATCTGGAAGCACACGGCACAGTTTCAGCATGTGCGCTCTCCTTTTTGCTGAATTCAAACAAAGAAGAGCGAGTTTGCGACGGCTGCTGCAATGCAAACCGTGCTTACTCTGTCCCCGTCTTGTGCAGTGGTCGCTGTCAAAAGACGACGATGCAAGAGCAGCAATTTCCACCCTCGCACAATGGCAATGGTAGTGTGATGCAATTTCCATAAGGTAAGTGGGTGTGATAGCTCTTCCTCCAACCTGTTGCCGCCAAGTTACTTGGTTTCCTGAAACATGATAAACAAAGCAGTCAGAAACAACTACCCATTTGCAGCATACGACTGACGAAACCAAACCAAGAGATGTGCATTCCTTGTGCAGTTGACTTAAACATTCATGGTTGAATACTTATCCTGTTTCTGTTAGCAAGTGGGCTCCACACATAATTCTGACTGCATCTATCTTTTTTACACTTTCTTTCTGCGCAAGTCTTTACGTGTTAACGTACTCTGATACTGATAGTACTGCTTATAATAATTAGCTTACACGCTAGGAAGACTATCCTTCACACGACTCTATCCAGATACTAGTATTATACTAAAGCTTGCATTGACTTGGCCGCAATAGAATGTCCAAGAAAAAGTCCTTACCGCTTTAAGCCAGCCGGATATGCTGTTTGCAGACATGGATTAAGAGCAGATGGCACCACAAAAGGTGTAGTGTAGCTAGTTAGAATAGGCCTCCTAAGGAAGTGATCGGCTGATCGCGCCCTGCATCCAACCACGAAAGAATCAATGGTCCCTGTACTCCTCATTCTATGCATATTCTTTCTCGCAGAGGTCATGCCAGATGAAGCCTCTTCTATGCCCTCTGTATCATTGCCGGGCTGCCCGGATAAGTGTGGCAACGTGTCCATCCCCTACCCCTTCGGCATTGGCAAGGAATGTGCTGCGACCAGCTTAAACAGCTACTTCATCGTCACCTGCAACGCCACCTTCCATCCACAGCAGCCAACAATCGGGGACCAGGAAGCAGTGGTTGAGGTCACCGACATCTCACTGGAGCATGGTGAGATGCGTGTGCTCAGCCCCATCAGCCCCATCTGCTTCGCGTCATCAAACACCACGTTCAACAAGTTTGGTGGAGGTTACAATCTGCAGTCCACGCCCTTCCTCCCCTCACCGTCGCGCAACCGCTTCATGGTCATCGGCTGCAACACCCTGGGGCTCTTCGGAGGGTACCAGGGCGCCGCAAGCCAGTATGCAGCCGGGTGCCACTCCTACTGCGAGGGCATCAACACTACATCTGATGGCGCACCGTGTGCTGGGATGGGCTGTTGCGAGGCTGCAATCCCTGCGAACCTCACTGCCTTTGGAGTGATGTTTGAGATGAACCAAAGCAAGATCTGGGGCTTCAACCCATGCTTCTACGCCATGGTCGCGGAGGTTGGGTGGTACAGTTTCAGGAAGCAGGACCTTGTTGGCAACCTTGGATTCATTGACTCTAGAGCCAAGAGGGGTGCCCCCATCATCGCTGACTGGGCCATTAGGAACAGCTCGTGCCCAGAAGAGGAGAAGGAACCACCCAGTGGCTATGCCTGTGCCAGTGCAAACAGCTACTGCACAGCGGCAAACAATGGTCCAGGCTATCTATGCCAATGCTCCAAAGGATACGAGGGTAACCCTTATATTCCAAATGGCTGCCAAGGTATGTGTTTAGTATTTATCCAAAATTTAAATAGGTCTGGAGTTTCTGGGATACTGAATACTACCCAGTTTTACTGGTGCTGAGGTTGAAATGTCTTAATACGCCTCCACAAAATCGACATCAATTAAGTGTTGAATCAAAATTTCACCTTGCTTCAGCTACTGCTGTTGCTAGAAAGCACACCCAAAATAATTGCTGGCACACATGACATATGTCATCATTTTTTGGTTTTTACTTCTAAACTGGAAACAGAAACAGTCAGCTCTAGTGTAGGTTGTTTATTCATGTTGTAATATTCAATTTCCGGAGCAGTTATGTAAAGGGAATTTACAACATTACAAAGTCACCTGACCTTCTTTACTTGTTGAAATTTTCTAACATTCCATCCATTTGCACTTAGTTTAACTTATCTGATTGCTTATGTGTTTATTTGTATCTTCAGATATAGATGAGTGCTTGCTGCGTACGCAAGATTCCAAGTATGAAGAATTGTACCCATGCAGAAAAGGGGTTTGTCACAATACACCAGGAAGCTACTTTTGCAAGTGCAAAATGGGAACAAGATCTGATGGCACAAATTTTGGGTGCCAATCTCTACATGCTTCAACCGGACTAGTTATAGGAAAGCATTATGTGTGTACAATTCACCTTTGTTTAATCTAACACCCACAGGTAAGAATTAAGTATTAAGCCCAATGAATATCATAACAAATGTCCTACTGTTTGAAGAAATTCTACTTCCTACGAAAAAGAGAATCTTTACAAATCCCATTTTAATTTCTGTTTTACGGACCTGGGAAGATCATGACTTCTATACACCCTAAGCAAAAAAGAAGACGATGTTTACTAGAATCTGTTTCCCTTTGTTAAAAATTAATTTTGCAGGCCTCAGTGTCTCTGCAATCGTGTTGATGGCCTTGGCATGCTTGTACATCATGcaattacaaaggaaaaggcacATGATGGAGAAAGAAGAATATTTCAGACAAAATGGAGGTCTCAAGTTATATGATGAAATGAGGGCAAGGAAGGTTCACACGATTCATATTCTTACAGAGAAGGAAATAAAGAAAGCCACAGACAACTATAGTGAAGATAGAGTGCTTGGATGTGGTGGTCATGGAATGGTCTATAGAGGAACTTTGGATGACCACAAAGAGGTTGCCATAAAAAAGTCTAAGGTAATAAATGATGACTGTAGGGAAGAATTTGTCAATGAGATAATAATTTTGTCTCAAATCAACCACCGAAACATCGTGAGGTTACTAGGCTGTTGCTTGGATGTAGATGTCCCAATGTTGGTGTACGAGTTTGTCTCCAATGGAACTCTATCCAGGTTCCTTCATGGTGCTGATCGTACATCACCAATCCCCTTGGATCTCCGTCTGAAGATTGCCACACAATCAGCAGAAGCTCTTGCTTATTTACATTCATCGATATCTTGCACAATTCTACACGGAGATGTCAAGTCTGCCAATATCCTGTTGGATGATCAGCACAATGCAAAGATTGCAGATTTTGGAGCATCAGCACAGAAGTCAATGGACGAAAATGAGTTCATCATGTTTGTACAAGGAACACTTGGCTATCTTGACCCTGAGAGCTTTGTCAGTCATCAGCTGACAGAGAAAAGTGATGTCTACAGTTTTGGAGTAGTTCTTCTGGAGTTGATCACAAGAAAAAGGGCTATGTTTGAGGATAGGTTCAACGAAAAGAAATCACTGGCGCATACCTTTCTCTTAATGTTTCGACGTAATAAGCACCAACTGATGCTGGACATCGAAATTATAGATGAGGCGGTCATGGCGGTGCTTGAGAAGCTAGCCCAACTAGCAGTGCACTGCCTATGCCCAAGTGGAGATGACAGGCCAACAATGAAGTAGCAGAGCGCCTACAAATGTTGAGGCGGCTCCACATGGATGCAATTAATGACTGTGAAGACAATTATTATGTAAAAAAACATGCAGGATCACCATCAATGGCTGCCCCTTTGGATGAAATGACATACAGCAGCGTGGAGGTGTCTACACTGATCCTTGCATAGCTCTTGCAACATTGATGGTGCTTCTacacattttatttttttgaaacatacTTCTACACTGGATACTTGTGTATGATACTTGGTGATGTATATAAGTGGTACATATCTATTAAGCTGTTTCAACAATGCGCTACGATATAATGCAACATTTTCATAATTGGAGACCTACAACTGCATATGTTGTCAACTTGTCATTCATGAATGATATCTACATGTATGTAATTTGTACATAGATACCCAGCTTGAGTTTTAACACATTTTTAGGTGAAAAccagcaaagaccctatcatctGCGAATTGTAGAAACACGAGGGAGGTTGTTTCTTCAGTCTACGCACTAAACTGAGCTTGGATTGTTTTTCCTGATCAAGGCAATTCTATTATTCTATAACAAAAAGAAAGCCTTTTAGTTTCAAGCAAATAAGAGTAGGGAACTCTTAATGTTCCAAATAGTAAAAATGTCTTCAGTTCTATACCACAGAAGGAACTGTTTATCTGGACATATGGAGCAAATTTACCTGGTTTGAAGGTTGAAGCGTGTGATTCTTTAAGCTCCTTGGCCCACATGGACTCCTGGAGTCACAATGCTTGGAGTCGGAGCTCCCAGACACTGACACCACATCTGTCTCTTCTTCGCATGGGTGGCTAGAAACTTTTCAATAGCTTCAATGCTTCATGCATCCATTTCCAAAATGTATGCGTGCCAAAAATGTATGCATGCATACTGCAAATTCAATAATCAGTAGACTGGTTCAAGTATGACTGTGTTGCAAAAATTTCCACAACATTTTCACGGTAGAACTATGGTTTATATTGCCTAAGGGCATAAGGTGCATGAATAAGGGCAACCCAAGCAATGAATTTTTGGTACTTACATCTCTTTGAAGCTATATTATACCCATGTGGAACGGGTCCAATGTGAAGAAACATATGTTAAGAATCATTAATGAGCATCTGTTCTTGACCAACGCATTTTGCAATGTACGGTAATCAAAGAATGGCATGACCATGAAGCACCACACTGCTCTGCCCTACTATCTTCTTGATTCCAGCCTCCTGCATCACCTCTCCGATTCTCACACCAGCCTGCCAATTACCATCTTCTAAAAAAACATTCCTAACAGTGACATATCGACCTGATTGCTGGGGGCCAAGGGCCATCAGTTTCTTCCCAACCTCCACTGCAAGCTCCACATTTCCATGGAGCCTGCAAGCCCCAAGAAGAGCACCCCACACAGAAGCATCGGGCGCGAAGGGCATCCTCTCTATAACTTGAATGGCATCCATAAAACGGCCAGCACGGCCTAATAAGTCCACAACACATCCATAATGGACCATCAGTGGTGTCACCTTGTAATTGGCGACCATGGCCTCAAACCAGTATAACCCAATCTCCACAGAACCATTTTGaacccatttttttttctcgaacacgcaggagagctgcgtatcaatatattaagaagaaaagggtGTAAAGAACCCAAAGTTACAGCACAGGTTTTAGTTTTGGGCAAAACTTGTACGAAAAAACTCTTACTCAAA from Panicum virgatum strain AP13 chromosome 7N, P.virgatum_v5, whole genome shotgun sequence includes the following:
- the LOC120682900 gene encoding protein kinase PINOID-like — its product is MAPEVARGGPHGAVVDWWALGVFLYELLHGRTLFAGADNGPRSAKDPARRLGSRRGAADVKAHPFFRGLNFVLLRSSRPPFVPGASPLHRSQSCHAAPVTATPKTKKPPAPAPDPRFDLS